The following proteins are co-located in the Bubalus bubalis isolate 160015118507 breed Murrah chromosome 23, NDDB_SH_1, whole genome shotgun sequence genome:
- the LOC102393233 gene encoding uncharacterized protein LOC102393233, with product MGSCAGEEGVAPAIPPLRPCDQFHLFVSYSSVDAVWTHRLTGRLEAELPGLKVCLHERDFTPGRNVLENMAGCIQQSQKVLLVLSEDFVQSRWCLLEADLSLVGSCLERKPVLPVLLRPCRVPLHLSHLTYLEATDGRFFQKLVQLLCTPSQHLARPPALRSAPVLYSGKALLTLDCINRDSLPSWKVGSFSTLAVPDPLKEVLEDPELYKQAVGILNGVRSPRCCLRYLGCRVILAIVLIFLSVVSVFLPLVLGLRELHPAQRFLVISANAFFCPFFMILSVNTLCWLRRSSKKTLRELARRVGEANLLLAPHSVLMGCETKNKLHFVYVLLGDCKQTFLGAPEGEAAFQEAILRFASSYACCLAHAHFPHWEEAAGAPGHLEVGPCFCQFVSLQLRRLGGVGVNPV from the coding sequence ATGGGTTCCTGTGCCGGGGAGGAAGGCGTGGCCCCGGCCATCCCCCCGCTGAGGCCTTGCGATCAGTTCCACCTGTTTGTGAGCTACAGCAGCGTGGACGCCGTGTGGACCCACAGGCTCACTGGCCGCCTGGAGGCCGAGCTCCCGGGGCTGAAGGTGTGCCTGCACGAGCGGGACTTCACGCCCGGCAGGAACGTGCTGGAGAACATGGCAGGCTGCATCCAGCAGAGCCAGAAGGTGCTGCTGGTGCTGAGCGAGGACTTTGTGCAAAGCCGCTGGTGCCTCCTGGAGGCCGACCTGTCCCTCGTGGGCTCCTGCCTGGAGAGGAAGCCGGTCCTCCCCGTCCTGCTGCGGCCCTGCCGGGTCCCACTGCATCTCAGCCACCTGACCTACCTGGAGGCCACAGATGGCCGCTTCTTCCAGAAGCTGGTGCAGCTCCTGTGCACCCCCAGCCAGCACCTGGCGCGCCCCCCGGCCCTGCGCTCGGCCCCCGTCCTCTACAGCGGGAAGGCCCTGCTGACCCTGGACTGCATCAACAGGGACAGCCTGCCCTCGTGGAAGGTGGGCAGCTTCAGCACGCTGGCCGTGCCGGACCCCTTGAAGGAGGTGCTGGAGGACCCTGAGCTGTACAAGCAAGCCGTGGGCATCCTGAATGGTGTGCGCTCGCCCCGCTGCTGCCTGCGTTACCTGGGCTGCAGGGTCATTCTCGCCATAGTCCTGATTTTCCTCTCTGTGGTTTCGGTGTTCTTACCCTTGGTCTTGGGGCTCCGGGAGCTCCACCCAGCTCAGAGGTTCCTCGTAATCAGCGCCAATGCATTTTTCTGCCCCTTTTTCATGATCTTAAGCGTCAACACCCTGTGCTGGCTCCGAAGGTCTTCCAAGAAGACCCTGCGGGAGCTGGCGCGCCGCGTCGGGGAGGCCAACCTGCTGCTGGCGCCGCACTCGGTGCTCATGGGCTGCGAGACCAAGAACAAGCTCCACTTCGTGTATGTGCTGCTGGGCGACTGCAAGCAGACCTTCCTGGGCGCCCCCGAGGGCGAGGCCGCGTTCCAGGAGGCCATCCTGCGGTTTGCATCCAGCTATGCCTGCTGCCTCGCCCATGCGCACTTCCCCCACTGGGAGGAGGCCGCGGGGGCCCCGGGCCACCTAGAGGTGGGCCCGTGCTTCTGCCAGTTTGTGTCTCTGCAGCTGAGGAGACTCGGGGGGGTCGGGGTGAACCCCGTGTGA
- the CALY gene encoding neuron-specific vesicular protein calcyon: MVKLNCSFSGKTGSGDGGTMDSVPLISPLDVSQLQPSFADQVVIKTQTEYQLSSGDLSTKFSDLEGQKLSGGPEDMRSRMPTGRMIAFTMALMGCLLIMYKAIWYDQFSCPDGFLLRHKICTPLTLEMYYTELDPEHHRSLLAAIGAYPVGRKHGTETPWLSASYHAFKEGPRKASRAQARAAAAAAVTEPSRKPTGKPSGKPPGDASLQGEKEAAQKLAGSTPPPATQ, from the exons ATGGTGAAGCTGAACTGCAGCTTCTCCGGGAAGACAGGCTCTGGGGATGGGGGTACCATGGACAGCGTCCCTCTGATCAGCCCCCTGGACGTCAGCCAGCTCCAGCCATCGTTCGCTGACCAG GTGGTCATTAAGACGCAGACGGAATACCAGCTGTCCTCCGGGGACCTGTCGACAAAGTTCTCCGACCTGGAGGGCCAGAAGCTGAGCGGCGGCCCGGAGGACATGCGCAGCAGG ATGCCCACGGGCCGGATGATTGCCTTCACCATGGCGCTCATGGGCTGCCTCCTGATCATGTACAAGGCCATCTGGTATGACCAGTTCAGCTGCCCAGATGGCTTCCTGCTTCGG CACAAGATCTGCACCCCGCTGACCCTGGAGATGTACTACACCGAGCTGGACCCCGAGCACCACCGCAGCCTCCTGGCAGCCATCGGCGCCTACCCGGTGGGCCGCAAGCACGGCACGGAGACGCCCTGGCTGTCCGCGAGCTACCACGCCTTCAAGGAGGGGCCCAGGAAGGCGTCCAGGGCGCAAGCCCgcgcggcggccgcggcggcggtCACCGAGCCCTCCAGGAagcccacagggaagccctccgGGAAGCCCCCCGGGGACGCCTCGctgcagggagagaaggaggcGGCGCAGAAGTTGGCGGGGAGCACGCCGCCTCCAGCCACCCAGTGA